TACGTGAGCAGTCATTTCTTTAATGCCTTGCTCGCCAAGCGCATCACCCCATGGTGGCATCGCAGCTACACGACCATAAAGAAGTGTTTCTTTGATTTTGTCTGGTGTGCCACCATATAACCAATCGTTATCCGTTAGGTTAGGGAAGCCTTGACCACCACGTGCATCTGAACCATGACATTGTGCACAGTTTTGTGAGAACAAACGTTGACCAATCTCAAGCGCTTTTTCATCTTTAACTAGTGTTTCAATATCTTGTTTTGCAAATGACTCAAAGATTGGGCCAAAACGCTCATCAGCGGCAATAAATTCTTGGTCTAATTGAACGTTCTCACCATTAGCTAATGCTTGTTCAGTCGCTTCTTTAGACTCAGCTAGAGAAGTAATACCTTGGTTAGAACTTGTCCATTTACCTAAACCTTCCCAGTTACCTAAACCAGGGTAGGCTGCAAGATAGTATACAGACCAAATAAATGTTGCGAAGAACATGTAAGTCCACCATTTTGGAAGTGGGTTATTTAGTTCTTCAATGCCGTCAAACTCGTGACCACAGCTTTCGCCTTCTTTAACACCTGTGTAGTTTTTCAAGTTCCACAGAAGTAGGCCGAAGATGATAGCAAGACACGCTAGGGTTAATACAATAACCCATATACTCCAAAAGCTAGTCATTTCTCAGACTCCTTTTCCTCGTTAGAGATTGTGTTGTTGTGTTTTTTTTCATCTTCAAATATGGCATTAGCAGCGTCATCAAATCGGCTTTTGCTACGCTTGCTGTATGCCCATACAACAATCACAATAAACAGTACTAAAATTACCAGAGTCAAAATGCCTCTGTATGTTCCGTAATCCATAATAATTACTTCAAGTGTGTGCCAAGCTGTTG
The nucleotide sequence above comes from Pseudoalteromonas shioyasakiensis. Encoded proteins:
- a CDS encoding cbb3-type cytochrome c oxidase subunit 3 gives rise to the protein MDYGTYRGILTLVILVLFIVIVVWAYSKRSKSRFDDAANAIFEDEKKHNNTISNEEKESEK
- the ccoP gene encoding cytochrome-c oxidase, cbb3-type subunit III, whose product is MTSFWSIWVIVLTLACLAIIFGLLLWNLKNYTGVKEGESCGHEFDGIEELNNPLPKWWTYMFFATFIWSVYYLAAYPGLGNWEGLGKWTSSNQGITSLAESKEATEQALANGENVQLDQEFIAADERFGPIFESFAKQDIETLVKDEKALEIGQRLFSQNCAQCHGSDARGGQGFPNLTDNDWLYGGTPDKIKETLLYGRVAAMPPWGDALGEQGIKEMTAHVLSLSGRTVNQKDAAAGAAKFAMCAACHGADGKGSVAHNLPFGAPNLTDNIWLYGGSKRAVEETLTNGRAGVMPAWKDILGEEKVHLLTAYVYSLSQDK